From the Thermococcus sp. M39 genome, one window contains:
- the pxpB gene encoding 5-oxoprolinase subunit PxpB gives MFPQFKPAGDSALVIIFGDRIDEGINKKVHAVANAIEKASPDWLIEVVPTYTSIYVYYDPLKLSYQEALDAIKPFLSAEPKEEKPRIVEIPTVYGGEFGPDIEFVAQHNGLTIDDVIEIHSKPLYRVYMLGFTPGFAYLGGMDERIATPRLEKPRLKVPAGSVGIAGKQTGIYPIESPGGWRLIGRTPLRLFTPEKDPPTLLQPGDYVKFVPISEEEFWEIYKREWGEQK, from the coding sequence ATGTTCCCTCAGTTCAAACCAGCTGGAGACTCTGCTTTAGTTATTATTTTTGGGGATAGAATAGACGAGGGAATTAACAAAAAAGTCCATGCAGTTGCCAATGCCATAGAAAAAGCCTCTCCAGACTGGCTTATTGAAGTTGTTCCCACCTATACAAGCATCTATGTGTATTATGACCCACTCAAGCTCAGCTATCAAGAAGCCCTCGATGCCATTAAGCCTTTCCTCTCAGCGGAACCAAAAGAAGAAAAGCCAAGGATTGTAGAAATTCCGACGGTCTATGGTGGAGAATTTGGACCAGACATTGAGTTTGTAGCTCAGCATAACGGTTTGACTATTGATGATGTCATCGAAATTCACTCAAAGCCCCTCTATAGAGTTTACATGCTTGGATTTACGCCGGGATTTGCTTATCTTGGAGGAATGGATGAAAGGATTGCAACTCCTCGTTTAGAAAAGCCACGCTTGAAAGTGCCAGCAGGGAGTGTTGGCATAGCTGGAAAGCAGACAGGTATTTATCCCATAGAAAGCCCCGGCGGATGGAGACTGATTGGGAGAACACCGCTAAGACTTTTCACTCCAGAGAAAGATCCACCAACTCTGTTACAGCCGGGTGATTACGTCAAGTTCGTACCGATAAGTGAGGAAGAGTTTTGGGAAATTTATAAGAGAGAGTGGGGCGAGCAGAAATGA
- a CDS encoding biotin-dependent carboxyltransferase family protein produces the protein MIELINVPSLTTIQDLGRHSYQKFGIPVSGVMDEMSARLANYLVGNHDNAPLIEFVLKGPTIKFHSSAVFAVAGNVEVKLNGVPIEPWQSHWAKRGDVLEIGTLKSGVYGYIAFAGGILCDKILGSCSTYLRAKLGRALKQGDKLKLGYAILTGKEGRVLPEPLIPRYSNESEIRVILGPQLEHFTEKGIETFLSSTYEVTPNSDRMGYRLEGPEIEHSEKGADIITDAIPLGAIQVPANGKPIIMLADRQTTGGYAKIGVVARVDVPKVAQTRAGGKLRFKAINVEEAQELLRKREFLFRNIKRLLDGEVRGYKIKAFGEEFMVFVEKEK, from the coding sequence ATGATTGAGCTCATTAATGTTCCATCCCTCACTACAATCCAAGACCTTGGAAGACACAGCTACCAGAAGTTTGGAATCCCCGTTAGCGGAGTCATGGACGAAATGAGTGCGCGCTTAGCTAACTACCTCGTTGGGAATCATGACAATGCCCCTTTAATCGAATTTGTCTTAAAAGGTCCCACGATAAAATTTCACTCCTCAGCAGTTTTTGCAGTTGCTGGAAATGTTGAAGTCAAGCTCAATGGTGTTCCTATTGAGCCTTGGCAGAGCCATTGGGCTAAGCGGGGAGATGTTCTTGAGATAGGAACTCTAAAGAGCGGTGTTTATGGATATATAGCATTCGCTGGTGGAATTTTATGTGATAAAATCCTTGGAAGCTGTTCAACATATTTAAGGGCAAAGCTTGGGAGAGCTTTGAAGCAGGGAGATAAGCTCAAGCTTGGATATGCAATTCTGACAGGGAAAGAAGGAAGAGTTCTGCCAGAACCATTAATCCCACGCTACTCAAACGAAAGTGAAATTAGAGTGATTCTAGGCCCTCAGCTCGAGCATTTCACAGAAAAAGGCATTGAAACTTTTCTAAGCTCAACTTATGAAGTCACGCCAAATTCAGACAGAATGGGCTATCGTCTGGAAGGTCCAGAGATAGAGCACTCCGAAAAAGGGGCAGACATAATCACCGATGCAATTCCTTTGGGAGCTATTCAGGTTCCAGCCAACGGGAAGCCAATAATCATGCTAGCTGATAGGCAGACAACGGGAGGTTATGCAAAAATTGGGGTAGTTGCAAGAGTTGATGTGCCAAAGGTTGCCCAAACAAGAGCGGGAGGAAAGCTGAGATTCAAAGCAATAAATGTGGAAGAAGCCCAAGAGCTGCTTAGAAAGAGGGAATTTTTATTCAGAAACATCAAGCGTCTCCTTGATGGAGAAGTGAGAGGTTACAAGATAAAAGCGTTTGGAGAAGAGTTCATGGTTTTTGTAGAAAAAGAGAAATAG
- a CDS encoding LamB/YcsF family protein translates to MKVDLNSDLGESFGRYKLGMDEEVMKYITSANVACGWHAGDPLVMRKTVKLAKENGVEVGAHPGYPDLMGFGRRYMKITREEARNYILYQIGALYAFVKAEGLTLQHVKPHGALYNALVTDEELARGVLEGIADFDKKLIFVGLSLSKPLEIAEEMGLKVAHEVFADRAYNPDGTLVPRSKEGAVIHDKELIAERVISMVKDGGVKAINGEWIELKADTICVHGDNPKALEITAYIRKRLEEEGIKIVPMKEVIR, encoded by the coding sequence ATGAAAGTTGACCTCAATTCTGATCTTGGTGAAAGCTTTGGAAGATACAAACTCGGCATGGACGAGGAAGTTATGAAATACATTACATCAGCCAACGTTGCATGCGGCTGGCACGCTGGAGACCCATTAGTAATGAGAAAAACTGTAAAGCTTGCAAAAGAAAACGGCGTTGAAGTAGGTGCTCACCCAGGCTACCCAGACCTTATGGGCTTTGGTAGGAGATACATGAAGATAACGAGAGAAGAAGCGAGGAATTATATTCTTTACCAAATTGGAGCTTTATATGCGTTTGTTAAAGCAGAAGGCTTAACGCTACAGCATGTTAAACCCCATGGAGCTCTCTATAATGCTTTAGTCACAGATGAAGAGCTTGCAAGGGGAGTTCTTGAGGGGATAGCAGATTTTGATAAAAAGCTGATTTTTGTAGGATTATCACTCTCAAAACCCTTAGAGATTGCCGAGGAGATGGGGCTTAAAGTTGCTCACGAAGTTTTTGCTGATAGGGCTTACAACCCAGATGGAACCCTAGTTCCAAGGAGCAAAGAAGGTGCAGTAATTCACGATAAGGAGCTTATAGCGGAAAGAGTAATTTCAATGGTCAAGGATGGTGGCGTTAAAGCAATCAACGGTGAGTGGATTGAGCTTAAAGCTGATACAATTTGCGTCCACGGTGACAATCCAAAAGCTCTTGAGATTACAGCATACATTAGAAAGCGCTTAGAGGAAGAAGGAATCAAGATTGTGCCAATGAAGGAAGTTATAAGGTGA